The sequence GTTGCTTAGAAATTGACTCAAAGGTAAGTTACCACTTGCGTCGCGTTTCAGGCGCACCACGCGATTCAGAGTAAGTCTGTTGCGCTTGAAACGTCCAATTTAAGTGATTACCAGCGTAGTGTGATGAAGCCTggacaaaaaaaactaataaccCGATCACGCATTGTTGTGCGAGCGTTTGTCAcgatttacaaaattgctgtttGTCGGCTAAACAGCCGAATACAGACTAATAGATCTTCTCTCTTTTCTTAATTAAGTGGGAAGATACGTGTATATActtagacccatttcagaagtggcGTCACATCATGATTTTGCGAACTGGAGCACCAGcatcaaaatatttatttgccaCAAACGATGTGGTAACACGAATTCGCGTATTTATTATGATTCTTTCATTGATTGGTAAAAATTTGTATAAGCACGTATCGACGGCACGTgtaatttgagaaaaacattAAACTCTGAGTGCGAGATTCCCTTTTACTGATGCATAAGATTCAGACAATGTTTGTGTGGTTAAAAACGTCGATACAGAATATATCATTCTTATTTGCCGAACATTGTCGTCGCCGTCACAATCGAAATTTGGTGTAGAACATTTATAAAAACAGGACTTACGTGTAAACCCTCAGTTGCACATCAGCCAACGTCTCTTGACTCTATGGCTTGCCATAATAGTCCACTTTTAATCATTCCTCGATTCCTTCTGCTAAACATTTGTAGGGAAAAagctagagaccttttaaacgaTATTTTACGTAGTTCgaaataaatttctcttttgTATCGCCATAAGTAATCATGAGGCCTTTCTGATCTCGGTATTCACGttgcttgtttgtcacgcaagtcctACAGTCACTACGCACATTCAGGGTTTTCAATATTAGCGACCTTCATATTGCAGtgcgaggacgactacgagtacgagttttccgtactgcgcacgcgctttaggtttggagggcgaaaattttcgaagtacgcgtgctcagaacttaaaactcgtactcgtagtcgtcctcgtactccaatctgaaggtcacTAATAAGGGCCGGCGGCCGGCGAAACTCGCCGGCTATTTCACGCCAACTCGCCGcctactttgaaaataaataaccccaattttttttaatatcatgagaaacattcgcCCTGGATCGGCGAagtttttttcagaaaaaaagaaaagaatgtttCATGAAATCTCTGTAATTCCGGCCCGGCGGCCATCGATTTCTTCGATCGATCGCTCAGTTGCTGAGCAGCCTGGCATATTCTCTAAACCGTGGTTCTGGGTGCGAAAGCAGCACAACGCGTGTGTGAATATTTCCACGCGCTCTCGAAGTCACGTAGAGTTCACgacttttgaataaattacacgcATGTCTGCgccaaagaaaacacaaagaactcTTTTTGAAGTGTTTCAGCCTCGAATAGCCTTATTCATGCCCCAGAATGCGGGAAATGCATTCTAAGagacccaaattttcaaaattttccaggGGACCCCCCTAGAAGGGGACCCCCCTAGAAGCTCGCGCCTTATGCCGCTCGCTAAAGACGCCTTCGGCGTCTTTCAGTATCTCTCCGCCTACTTCTCAAATTCTGCCATCTACTCCatttcttattgaaaaccctgcaCATTGAAAGTTCGAGTGAGAATTTCCAACACGAATATTGTCTCTTATCAGTTTGCCAGTTGCCAGATTACAAAGGGTTACACGGCCAACAACATGATGTTAATCAGGCTCTTTTTTGCTTGAAGTTGAAACATTTTTGTGGTCGTGtattgatgaatttcttttgttatgcAAATTAAGTGTAACTTTTCCACCTGCAGTTTTTCAGTGTAGAAGTTAGGTAGATATTTTGGAGTGATATTTGGGACTCAAAAGGTCGACTTGTGCACTGGAAAATGGTAGTTCTACTATTGCCGCTCTGTTGTGCCAATCTTGCAATGTGGGAATGTTATTATATTGCCACTGCACTACCATTGCTTCTTTCTCAGGTACTGTAATTGCCATTGTCACTTAATCCCACTGTTTCTGTTGTTGCACCTGTTGCTGCTAATACAGCTTTTCTCCTTGCTACTCTAATTGCCACTCATACTGGTGCTGATGTCACTGTTGTGGGCATTTTACCAAATAATCTGCTGCTGTCTGCTTCTTTAGCAGTCATTCATTACAGTAAGAGCTAAAATATCACTTTCTGCTAtcattttaatataattttattgttatctGCTGCTGCCACCCTGACAGAGGTAGTAGTTCATCCCTCTACTTCTTTTATGAGTTTTGCTTACTTGAATAACGCCTTTTTAAAAGATATTGATGGAAATGTTCCTTCCATTGCAATAACAACAGGCGAGAGTTTCCCATCTTTCCTTCATTCTTTGATTAATATAACTGCTATGTGCTTTCTGCCAACAAGTTTTTGTTTAGGTTTTGCAAATTTTTGGATCAATTCACATTAGTATATTTGTAAATTGTTGAAGGTATTTACTGTTACTGTATTTATTCATCAGTCTGTCTTTCATCTTTGcgattttgtaataaaaatctTCCTAACCTCGTTTTTTGTAACTCACCACATTTTTTCGACTTTGATTTATGTTAGGAGTGTGAAGCGCAAGGACCaagaattgaagtggaaaaagcAAGGCACCCTAACTTAGACTACAGAATGacaaaacaaggttagtaaggTCTTCATtttatctcttggaaattgaattgagctggaaagcacaccacaaaGTCAAGAAGTCTGTACTTAAAACTGTGGACTGCTAAATCAGCCAATCACAGTGCCATACCAAGCcagcaaataattttattctacaAGCCTACCATAAGGGTCAAGCCATGCAGGGACAaagtttgacctgacatgcagccagttTGATCGGACAAAAAAAGAGTTTCAGTTTAATTAAATCACTTTagaaaacagtatcttcacaatattattatttaatgtCAAGACTATGCGACTTTggtatgaatattggcaggattAGCGTGTTCATGTCAAACTTAGACGTGAAACATGAGctgtaaaagaaaagaaacgaaaatgCACGACagccattatattaaaagtccaCCTTCATGTTTGCCCTtcttaaataaaaatattttatattattatcacATCATAACAGAAGAGCTCAGTCAGCATGTCTGGTTATAGACTTAGCATTTACTGGTCAAAACTtcaaatttgccggacaaatgtccgatgagCAGCGCTAATTTGCCAGCTTGCATGGTACCTGAGAATATAATGAAATCATGTCTTGTTGTTCATTTGTCGtagtttatttcttttcattttcaaagagtttGTTAGCTTGTCCAAGATGCCACTTCACTTTGTGCAGTGTCCCAACTGACATGCTTCTTTGTTCAAGGCAGCCTCAAGAAAAATTGATGATACATAGAACTTCTTTTTTCTGTGATATTTATGTACTTGAATGAGTGGTGTTTTATAAATATTGATGAACCTGTTCCCTCCATTTTGATAAAGACAGCCTGTTAAATATCATGTAGTAAGGTTcatttgtctcattttttttttcaaggggcTTCTACACTTTTGCTGAAGATGCCCTTTCACTCCGTGCGGTTTTCTAATTGACATGCTTCCTCATGGCATCGTGTTCAAGGCAACCTCAACAACATGATAGAACAATTAAAGTCACCATTTTGGCTTCTGAGTGGGGATCCAGTAAGGGTGAACTTTCCACTATAAACAGAGAGTTGGCCATTCAGTTAGCCAAATTTGCTGATGTTGAAGTcactttctttttgccaaaatgcTCTCACGAGAGTAAGAAGGAAGCACAGAGCCATGGCATATTCATTGTTGAGGCAGAGAGGCTAGTAGGGTACCATGAAGAAATGGATTGGCTCAGCTTTCCACCGGAGAATTTGCAGATAGATGTGGTGGTTGGTCATGGtgtgaatcttggtcgccaggcTCAAGTTATCCGCAAATCTCACAAAAGCAAGTGGGTTCAAGTGATACACACAGATTCAGAGAAACTAGGAATGTACAAATGTTATGACAATCCAATCTCAAAGGGAGAACAAAAGCACAGTGCTGAGATAGAACTATGCCAGATGTCTGATTTGGTTGTTGCAGTCGGACCCAAGTTAGGAGAAGCCTTTCGCAAGTACCTTCGCTGGTGTAAAAAAGATcaagatgtttttgagttcaCTCCTGgcgtttttgctgattttgccggTGCTGAACAAGCTCTTGATGAAAGAAAAGACCGCAGGGTTTTGGTATTTGGACGCGGAGATGATGAAGATTTTAAGCTAAAGGGGTTTGATATTGCAGCAAGATCTGTTACTGCATTACCCGACACACATCTGGTATTTGTGGGAGCACCTGAAGGAAAATACACCGATGTCACGAAACGTTTGCTTGATTCCGGAATTTCTGAAAGACGTGTTACTGTGAGGGGCTTCAAGGATCGAGAAGGTCTGAAGCGAGAATTCTGTGAGGCAGATCTTGTGCTAATGCCATCCAGAACTGAAGGATTCGGCTTGACAGCTCTGGAAGCAATGTCAGCTGGACTTCCTGTAATCGTCAGCAAGAACTCAGGGTTTGGAGAAGCTCTGGGCCGTGTACCATCTGGCTCTTCATTTGTGATTGACTCTGAAGATTGCAGTGCATGGACAGAAGCTATCAAGGGCACCTGGAACAAAGACAGACGGGCACGACTTGATGAGATCAAGGTTCTGCGTGACGCCTATGGAAAGAGATACAGTTGGTCAGAACAGTGCAAAAATCTTCTCGATAAGATGGTCAGCCTACTTGTGAATAGACAAGGTACTGTATTGAGTGTTTATATTGAAAATTGTTGTTGCGGAAGGGAGAGGCAGATGTGCCTTACTTGGGTGACCAGTCCCTTTTTTTTGTATCCTTATAAACCCATTGTAAactttgttttttgaaaaagaaatatcaaaatatcagtAAACAGGAGTGCAGTTTAAATTGCATTAGCACTTTAATAGAGGATGCTTCATTGTTTATTCTTTATTTCTCTGTCATTTATGCTAGCAATCAAGAGTCTTAAGATGTTAAGATCAACACattaaatgtaataaaatttttttatcattaaacCTAATCCATCCTCTTCAGCGATTTGGGAATTTTGTGAACATGCCATTCATGAAAAGCAGAATTTAATTGATTTTCGTGACCTTTATGCTGTCTATGGTTACAATAGGTAGAATAGTTTAGGTATACCTATTTCAGAATCCCTGCATTACAAACCCGTGTCCATACTATTCTACCTGTCAAGTGGGATTTCCCGATAAAGGGTATCGGTGCGTCAGTGGCCATGGTATGTAATTAAGATAACTAATGGACTTCGCTCTACATATCCGATCATTATTATATTTTCGTTTTCATGATGTGCTATTCAGGGTATGAGCTTTAACGTCTTGATGTGACCTCATTAGTCTTGGCCTTGTTTAAAATGAGTGATATTTTATACTTCTGGCATGCACATTGATGTTCAGCAGCTGCCGTGGCATTGTTATATTTACgaaatttgcaacaaaaaactgaaaaaaaaaaaacatcaacagcaacaaaaaccgaAGCAGGAAAACAAAGGAGTGAAATGTTGATAACATTGAAACTGGGCTGCTTTCCCAGAAAGTTATTTTCCTACAACTACGGGATTAATATCTCGAAGTTTCTTTCTGAgaaaagtttattattattattattattattattattattattattattattagtttatttattttggaCTTTCAACTTTAAGGGTTCCAAATACGGTTGATGATGATTTCCGTTATTTTTATCGTAAGCCGGGTTAGGCCTATTTGTCTGTTTTTCACCAAAGACTAATATGAAGAAGAATCTATGTACAAAAATTATGTACATTATACACAGCATGCAACACATCCATGGGTATGGAGAGTGGGAAAATATTGAATAAGCAAATCACTGCATCTTCCGAATGGAATGCTGATCATGCCGCCCATCAAGGAAGACTTAACTTTCAAGAAGTTGTTGAGGGAGGTGTGGCAGGAAAGTCAGGGTCGTGGTCAGCTCGCAAAAACGATAAGAATCAATGGCTACAAGTCGACTTGCTCCGTGAAGAATCTGTTGTTACAAATGTAGCAACGCAAGGAAGAAACAGGCATCCACGTTGGCCATGGGGAGGACACAGCCAATGGGTGAAGAGATACAAGTTGCAGTACAGCAACAATGGAGTCAACTTTAAATACTACAAAGATGCAAGACAAAACACAGCTAAGGTGAGACTGAAAATGGCAAGTATATACAGGAAACGCAGGTCGCAAGCAACATCAAACTACAAATACATGGAAATTGGGCAAAAGTTTAAAATAATGTAATGGTATAGGGTTCGTCTGATTGCTTTTGTTAACTGATTGATTGATGGGCTGATTTGTTGCTTGATCATGGTTCATCGATTAAACAAAGTCAAAAGCACCCAACCAACAAAATCTGTACGATCCCTATGGTATCTTCTGTAGTATATTCTTCCCGATGGACTGTTTTTGATCCACCACACATTGAAGAGCTATTTATTCATTCTTCTGAGAGGTAGGGAGTTCAACCGCGCTGTGCCCTCCTTGTTATGTTTTCTCACGAAAAAGGTTTTTGGCCGAGTAAAATGGCTCAGGAAACAGTTGTTGGCTGAGTAATGGATCAGTCGATTCCACCTGCGCCCAGCCCACCCCGGGCAACTGCGGGGCATTTGCCCGTTTTGTCAGTCCAGGGAGTGGAGCTTAGCTAATATAGCGCAACTTGGGAGGGGGGGGCGAGGGGCAGGTATTAGGCAACCTCGGGGGTACCCTGAGGAAACAGTGAGAGCGTGTATAAATTGTGGCGTTTCCCTATAGCCCGCGTTTGATTAATTCTATATGGCGTTATTATAAAAGTACAGTTTTTGGTGAAGGGTTTGGAATCAAAAACTATGTACAATTAAAAATGTCTGTGTTGGAAAACATTTGAGCATTTCACATCaggccacaaattaagaattgttttggggcggggcatttgccctcttcTTTCGTCCCCATCGCCAGGCATTTGCCAACTTGAGTGCTCCCGTCTCCGgggaatttgccatccataagaAAAAGGGGGATGGCTgggcgcagctggaattgacttATGCATAAAATGAATGACGAATATTtagttattattacttttatttgcTGATTCGAGACTAGCGGGAAAGCAGCAACAAaatcaggatttaagaagaatgtACAAATTCTCGAATTTATGACGttttaccagaatgcattgcatttaaccagagtgcACTGCGCCACTACTTACCAGAGTGCATTGCGTCACTTACAACACCAtgatgtcacaccgtcgagccTTCGTCATTTTCGCGTGGATTCCAGTGAGCTAAGTAAACCAATCTAGTGCTCGGACAGAATATCAATTGAGGAGGGAAGGGTGCCCCTAAATCTTAATTTTGGTGACACTCATGATTTAACACTACATAAAGGTTAATGTAAGTCTAAGATCTCGCAGGGAGGTGAATCACCACGTAAAATATGTCAGTGTTGACAGAATGTACCGCAGCATTAATATCCTTAGATACCCTAGTTgtgtttattgttatttttttctaacTCAGGTATTTGCTGGAAACAAGGACAGGGACAGCATCGTTAGGCATTATCTAAACCCTCCAATCAGAGCTCGTTACATCCGTTTTCAACCAATAGCTTGGAATCAACACATATCCATGAGGGTGGGACTTAATGGATGTTAACCATGGTAATGTAATGGCATCTAATATCTTTTGTTCAGGCATCTATCTGGTATGCGTATGACTTTATGTTGTCACTCAGCGACAGTCgtctctttctttcaaaacctcACTAATGGTACAATGCTAAGCCCTACAGGCCTTCACCAGCCTTCAATAGGCATACGTTATCTGGTATTCATCATAACAAGGTCACCTTCAACGTGTCTCATGTTCAAAGGCTTAGTGGTAACTAATCAAACTAAGTACGCGACTGCGACCTCGATGATTGCATGTTATCAATCATTTCGCGTgactcattcattcatttattcattgataaattcattcatttactCAATCATAattcattatcatcattttgTTAAGGCAAATCACTCCGGGTTGAAACCCTTTCTTGTCTTTTAGTTTGAagtgcaatattttttaaaaggtCTATTACAATGTTCCAGTACATTCCAATGTGAAAGCGAACTGTTACTTTTGTAAGTAGAATTTTACTCAATGAGTACAAAGTAAATAGATGTGTCATTTAAGGAGAACAATTGCCGCCAAATTGCCGATCGCGCAAAGAATGTTAGGTGCCGAAGTTGAGGAGGCGGAAGGTTAGTAttttaaagtccctgtcacccttatttttttctattttagaagaaaagtagaagccttttctaatcataatattttaaaatgactcgattttttgcagtctttcatgtttttttgagacGTGAAATGTAAGATATATGtgcttttgagatgcctttgcgtttttgaccgagcaaattagtatcttgaggtcctggggtgatgacgtagtagcagtaactcgtcttcaatcaagCGCTTAAGCATGgcagagtcccgaagttatagtaaatatcatggtttattttggttgtttttcgcgatcggtttttgattatgcccaatagatgtacagctgggaattgctcaaacgttattttacattagcTAACACttggcaaagttcctttttgacttgtggctgtttttgcgtacgtggccccatacaccacaagcctttttagaacatcactgccaagccggccacatttgctagagagaaggacagccacaacacaacaccgggaacttcatgccctactcttttcgaatagtgtctgggttctttaacgttacatgtggacattttaaacatggaaggtactgtgagacaaggcctacggtttatagtccttatccgagaagacttgaaagtcgaaccatttgctaatgtaatacgccatttccgaattaccgttagcctctttttcaaagcgagtcctggtgctcattctttcatatgaaaattagttttcatttgcatgtgaatgaaactaattttcatatgaaaggatgagcaccaggactcgctttgaaaaagaggccaaaggtaattcggaaatggcctattacaaaggcagcacttatttttcagttattttaagaccctgaggtCCGGGCgcagtcgaactcacgacctcccgcgagACAACCCGATGGTCAACCAACTGAACCATCGGTGCGCGGTTGATCAGACTTTTCAAAGAACATCAACTtgctgatcttgttaactttgtttattatccgaccggtttcctctgatcaaacagacttcatcagggatttaactttaaatcgtgagccccaaaatgaattaaactatacaccctttttacaccgggatttacgttatacccagcgcgtatttcttgagggcgttttgctgttcacacccgtACTGGAAcatgcttttgtactataagtttatgtataaaactattTCCCCTTAGCTTATTTTCTTAACCAATgggttaaaaagaaaacaatgaaaaaataagcgaCTACAATTATTTTgtaaccaagaaaaaaaagtaatcacCCGCAACACGTGGTTTTCATTTCGTCTCTTGCGAAAACCTTAGGTATATCGTGTCTGTTCTTGTCACTCGAAATCCAACTCGAAAATCCAGCTCGAAGTCCAAGTTGAACTTGGAAATCTAACTCGAAATCCTAATTCGGTAAAGAGGCAACCATCGCGCTAACGCCTCTGACACATTTTCTAAGTCAGCGTTTGAAGAAACCCTAAGTCTCACGGTAAAACGGACCAAAAGCTTGACCctttggcgaaaaaaaaaatatgggaattttttttccatttgccgTAAAATAGTTGGTCGTGGGACATTTTGCGACTTCAAGTAACTGGCTTTTGTCAAAAACGACGGACAAATTCCTAAACTGTCCTGCTTCTGAAAACAGAGCTGCGTTCATCAGTCTCTCTGCGGTTTTTAAGACATTGCATGAGTAATTCTTCAACCTTCACaatttttaagcttttgaaTGTAGCGAAAGTTAATTAATGAGAATTAATCACGCGGGCGAGAGAAAAACATCTAAAACTGATGCCAAATTGATAATCACATTTTTTCGAGCTTATAGAGGGTAATTCTTGAAAAGACTGATAAAAACTATAGAAAGTTTTCACTTTAATAGTATTTCGTAGCTTTGTTTACATAGCATCTAAAACCATTATATGGCTGCAGGTGCAGATATAAAGGTAAAGTATCGaaataaatatgtttaaaaCTGCAATGGATGTCGGTGGCAACGTCGATAAACTGGCAGTTATCCTATCTTACTCAACTAAAGATATGAAATTAAAGGAGAGAAATCTATCCAAGGTTTTTATCCTAATAAAGAACTGATATAAAAATCGtgtcttttaattattttgattccttacaaacgaaaaaaacacaatAACAATTTATGATGAAATATATTTTGTAACGCTTCGCTAATGACAATGGAGTATGTTCAGATTTGCGTTAATAGAccttgttttcccatttcagaccacgtgatgccctcatgggaattttccttttgttttttcattagttatgcgtacatttgcacgtgcataagacgacatttgaaagaaactattccctcgagtagcatcacgtggtctgaaatgggaaaacaaaacatacaagctgaaaaggtttATTGTAGAAGTACTTTAAGCATGCTCGCAGGTATGATGAACCCCTAGGGATTTTCTaggctatttaagattttgtaagttatgcaagagccactcgaaggcatctctttcatttttgactttatttgcttATTCACTTATGTAATTTCTCTATGGTATGTTGAAAACGCTCGCTgtatcaataaacgagatgcccgcccctgatgctgtgtttgtgtttattaaagattagttacaaaatattttataatcgtttcagggTGATTAGAGTATAAAGTCTCTCTCTGGTGGTTCCCCGCGTGACGTCATCAATTTTCCCGACCCAGATCTCCATTTGCGCGGTCGTGGGACACGAAATTCGACCTTTAAACGCTCGTAGAAATCGCGGGATTTTATCAATCGTGATAATTTTTTCGCAATAATAATCAGGGGAACAAGGAAATgtattttagcgaaaaaaaaaaaatgggtttAGTTGCACTTTAAGGAGCCTATCATTGACCGTTTTAACATTATATCTGCACCTGCCATATTATGGTTTTAGACTTTAATCAATATTTTCAAGAATTACCTGCTAAGCTCGAAAAAAAGATAACAATTATCAATTTGGCATTTTTTGAGCTAGGGCTCAAAAATTGTAAAGGTTGAAGAATTACTTATGCAATATCTTAATTACCGCTGAGTGAGGGGTGGAAGGAGCTCTGTTTTCAGCACAATACTTTGAAAGTAGGACAGTTAAGGATTTTTCCGTTGTTTTTTAATCAATTTTGAAGTGACTGATCTTGCCGTTCTTTCTTGTCGTCACTATTGCTTAAATTTTCACTCCTTGAAATGACG is a genomic window of Acropora muricata isolate sample 2 chromosome 8, ASM3666990v1, whole genome shotgun sequence containing:
- the LOC136925945 gene encoding uncharacterized protein; protein product: MASCSRQPQQHDRTIKVTILASEWGSSKGELSTINRELAIQLAKFADVEVTFFLPKCSHESKKEAQSHGIFIVEAERLVGYHEEMDWLSFPPENLQIDVVVGHGVNLGRQAQVIRKSHKSKWVQVIHTDSEKLGMYKCYDNPISKGEQKHSAEIELCQMSDLVVAVGPKLGEAFRKYLRWCKKDQDVFEFTPGVFADFAGAEQALDERKDRRVLVFGRGDDEDFKLKGFDIAARSVTALPDTHLVFVGAPEGKYTDVTKRLLDSGISERRVTVRGFKDREGLKREFCEADLVLMPSRTEGFGLTALEAMSAGLPVIVSKNSGFGEALGRVPSGSSFVIDSEDCSAWTEAIKGTWNKDRRARLDEIKVLRDAYGKRYSWSEQCKNLLDKMVSLLVNRQACNTSMGMESGKILNKQITASSEWNADHAAHQGRLNFQEVVEGGVAGKSGSWSARKNDKNQWLQVDLLREESVVTNVATQGRNRHPRWPWGGHSQWVKRYKLQYSNNGVNFKYYKDARQNTAKVFAGNKDRDSIVRHYLNPPIRARYIRFQPIAWNQHISMRVGLNGC